From Micromonospora sp. NBC_01699, a single genomic window includes:
- the nhaA gene encoding Na+/H+ antiporter NhaA, with protein sequence MTDPAPSRMAGRTIRTREVTAPLRMFIRTEAGSAGVLVGAIVAALVWANLGAGSYEAVWRTEFSIRLGDFGTAHDLRTWVNSGLMTLFFLVVGLEARREFDLGDLRERRRFVLPFTAGVLGMLLPVLIFLLVNRGGPGAHGWGVAMSTDTALALGLLALLGRGVPDQARVFLLTVFVVDDLIALVVIAVVYSDDIRLMPIVIAVALFGVLLGLRALGLRRGVVYAPFCVALWAALLTSGVDPVVAGLAIGLTATAYSPPRGALERATGLFKLFREQPTAELARSATLGLAQTLSPNDRLQRMYHPWTSYLIVPLFGLANAGITLDGDFLARAFTSRVTLGILLGYVIGKPVAVVAVSWLLTRLTAGRIRPAVGWAAVLGSGTIAGIGFTVSLLIATLAFHGPQLAEAKIGVLAAAAVASLLTWAVYRVTNSLPKARRARLLLGETEQLIDLIPPVDPERDHVRGPENASVTLVEYGDFQCPYCGQAEPVVRELLTDSDLRYVWRHLPLADVHPQAQLAAEAAEAAAAQGAFWQMHNLLLDHQERLQMNDLLGYADRLGLDPERFRNDLMLHGYAGRVARDLESADLSGVSGTPTFFINEQRHYGAYDISTLTSAIRVARARARIGARPN encoded by the coding sequence GTGACTGATCCCGCTCCGTCCCGGATGGCCGGGCGGACCATTCGGACCCGCGAGGTCACCGCGCCGCTGCGGATGTTCATCCGGACCGAGGCGGGCAGCGCCGGGGTGCTCGTCGGGGCCATCGTCGCGGCACTGGTCTGGGCGAACCTCGGCGCAGGCTCGTACGAGGCGGTCTGGCGTACCGAGTTCTCGATCCGGCTCGGCGACTTCGGCACCGCCCACGACCTGCGTACCTGGGTCAACAGCGGACTGATGACGCTGTTCTTCCTGGTGGTGGGCCTGGAGGCGCGCCGGGAATTCGACCTCGGCGACCTGCGCGAGCGGCGCCGGTTCGTCCTGCCGTTCACCGCCGGTGTGCTGGGCATGCTGCTCCCGGTGCTGATCTTCCTCCTGGTGAACCGGGGCGGGCCCGGTGCGCACGGCTGGGGAGTGGCGATGTCGACCGACACCGCGCTCGCGCTCGGTCTGCTCGCCCTGCTCGGCCGCGGCGTACCGGACCAGGCACGGGTCTTCCTGCTCACCGTCTTCGTGGTGGACGACCTGATAGCGCTGGTGGTGATCGCCGTCGTCTACAGCGACGACATCAGACTGATGCCGATCGTCATCGCCGTCGCCCTCTTCGGCGTACTGCTCGGCCTGCGTGCCCTCGGGCTCCGGCGCGGCGTCGTCTACGCACCCTTCTGCGTCGCCCTCTGGGCCGCGCTGCTGACCAGCGGGGTGGACCCGGTGGTGGCCGGGCTCGCCATCGGCCTGACCGCGACGGCCTACTCGCCGCCGCGCGGGGCCCTGGAACGGGCCACCGGGCTGTTCAAGCTCTTCCGGGAACAGCCGACCGCCGAACTCGCCCGCTCCGCCACCCTCGGCCTGGCCCAGACGCTGTCCCCGAACGACCGGCTGCAACGCATGTACCACCCGTGGACGAGCTACCTCATCGTCCCGCTGTTCGGACTGGCGAACGCCGGCATCACCCTCGACGGCGACTTCCTCGCCCGCGCCTTCACCTCCCGGGTGACCCTCGGCATCCTGCTCGGGTACGTCATCGGCAAGCCGGTCGCGGTCGTCGCGGTCTCCTGGCTGCTGACCCGACTGACCGCCGGTCGGATCCGCCCGGCGGTCGGCTGGGCGGCGGTGCTCGGCAGCGGCACCATCGCCGGCATCGGCTTCACCGTCTCACTGCTGATCGCCACCCTGGCCTTCCACGGGCCGCAACTCGCCGAGGCGAAGATCGGCGTACTGGCGGCGGCCGCCGTGGCGTCGCTGCTCACCTGGGCCGTGTACCGGGTGACCAACTCGCTGCCCAAGGCCCGCCGGGCCCGGCTGCTGCTGGGCGAGACCGAACAACTCATCGACCTCATCCCGCCCGTCGACCCGGAGCGGGACCACGTACGCGGGCCGGAGAACGCCTCGGTCACGCTGGTCGAGTACGGCGACTTCCAGTGCCCGTACTGCGGACAGGCCGAACCGGTCGTACGCGAACTGCTCACCGACTCCGACCTGCGCTACGTCTGGCGTCACCTGCCGCTGGCCGATGTGCACCCGCAGGCACAGCTCGCCGCCGAGGCGGCCGAGGCGGCAGCCGCCCAGGGAGCCTTCTGGCAGATGCACAACCTGCTCCTGGACCATCAGGAGCGGTTGCAGATGAACGACCTGCTCGGGTACGCCGACCGGCTCGGCCTCGACCCGGAGCGGTTCCGCAACGACCTGATGCTGCACGGGTACGCCGGCCGGGTCGCCCGCGACCTTGAGTCGGCCGACCTGAGCGGTGTCTCCGGCACCCCCACGTTCTTCATCAACGAACAGCGCCACTACGGGGCGTACGACATCTCAACCCTGACCTCGGCGATCAGGGTCGCCCGCGCCCGAGCCCGGATCGGGGCCCGGCCGAACTGA
- a CDS encoding CHAT domain-containing protein, whose translation MPVPEEPDDPVDRALELLEHYRQRRDLTAMSLAEDLLRRVPESDPARPVALVVMAELIVLRVRESDPLTTLDHAVDVARAAVDLASPGDPIESLARSQLCWTLCQRHEATGQLADLDEALRQGAAAVAGATASPQDRAGGLRNLGNARRLRYARFGQLADLDEAVRLTRAAVATVDDPVGLLVSQGMLTTCLISRFMALGRMGDADEAVELGRVMLAGLPAEHIERVMVQANLAHALWQRHMRGGPAADLEEATRTSREVVTTLPAYPRMRSQFLANHAVVLFGHFLSGDSGGHVEAAVRAAREAVEGAASDDPKLSIHRSNLANMVLVRARLGRDPVGVDEAVEIGRTALAGLSPGDPDRCRALSVLATAFRVRHMITGAPVDLDAAVGLWRSAVGSRVGPIEVRMGAATAWANAATDVGDAGLALEAYSVAVGLLPVLAWRGLDRSVQEQRLAKSAGLGAEAAAWALAAGQPRRAVELLEHGRQVLWSQAVQTRSDLSALAVAAPELAARLDETRRALDGEGADWSGGRAGGADPAGFEWLAVAATGSGTAGEADHRRRSAEHWERLLAEARRQPGFEDFLAAPRFESLRRAADDGPVILVNTTRWRSDALVVTATEVYPVPLPWLDHDTAQNRAGALLAAQREAESGRGPLARTHLRQTLISIQRWLWDTLAEPVCAALDEILGPAPADGSGAGPGDGSAARRRVWWCPTGPLTMLPLHAAGRYGAGKELRDRRRPTVAARVVSSYTSSLGALLRARTGPAPARPPRVFAVGLAQTPGQAPLPAVADELRAVGANLPGVRLLSGSGATTSAVLAALGQHSWAHFACHARQDFDHPSASALHLADGQLSVLDLSSGSTLAARTGAGADLAYLSACRTAAGGRDLPDEAIHLTAALQLAGYRHVIGSQWAVSDRVAAQVAEAVYARLTAGGEPDASGAAYALDRAVARVREEQPDRPELWASLIHTGP comes from the coding sequence ATGCCCGTGCCGGAGGAACCCGACGATCCCGTCGATCGTGCCCTCGAACTGCTCGAACACTACCGGCAGCGGCGGGACCTGACGGCCATGTCGTTGGCCGAGGACCTGCTGCGGCGGGTGCCGGAGAGCGACCCCGCGCGCCCGGTCGCACTGGTGGTGATGGCCGAGCTGATCGTGCTGCGGGTACGCGAGTCCGATCCGCTGACCACCCTGGACCACGCCGTCGACGTCGCGCGGGCCGCGGTGGACCTCGCCTCGCCCGGCGACCCGATCGAGTCGCTGGCCCGGTCGCAGCTCTGCTGGACGCTGTGTCAGCGGCACGAGGCGACCGGCCAGCTAGCCGATCTCGACGAGGCACTGCGGCAGGGTGCGGCGGCCGTGGCCGGCGCGACGGCGAGCCCGCAGGACCGGGCCGGCGGGCTGCGCAACCTCGGCAACGCCCGCCGGCTGCGGTACGCCCGGTTCGGCCAGCTCGCCGACCTCGACGAGGCGGTACGGCTGACCAGGGCGGCGGTGGCCACGGTGGACGACCCGGTCGGTCTGCTGGTCAGCCAGGGCATGCTGACAACCTGCCTGATCAGCAGGTTCATGGCACTCGGCCGGATGGGCGACGCCGACGAGGCGGTCGAGTTGGGCCGGGTCATGCTGGCCGGGTTGCCGGCCGAGCACATCGAGCGGGTGATGGTGCAGGCCAACCTCGCACACGCGCTGTGGCAGCGGCACATGCGCGGCGGGCCGGCGGCGGATCTGGAGGAGGCGACCCGTACCAGCCGCGAGGTGGTCACGACGCTGCCGGCGTACCCGCGGATGAGGTCGCAGTTCCTGGCCAACCACGCGGTGGTGCTGTTCGGACACTTCCTCAGCGGTGACTCCGGCGGGCATGTCGAGGCGGCGGTGCGGGCCGCCCGGGAGGCCGTCGAGGGTGCTGCCTCGGACGACCCGAAACTGTCGATCCACCGCTCCAACCTCGCCAACATGGTGCTGGTCCGGGCCCGTCTCGGCCGGGATCCGGTGGGGGTGGACGAGGCCGTCGAGATCGGCCGGACCGCACTGGCCGGGTTGTCTCCCGGTGATCCGGACCGGTGCCGGGCGTTGAGCGTACTGGCGACGGCGTTCCGGGTCCGGCACATGATCACGGGTGCGCCGGTGGATCTGGACGCGGCGGTTGGGCTGTGGCGCTCGGCGGTCGGTTCGCGGGTCGGGCCGATCGAGGTACGGATGGGAGCCGCCACCGCCTGGGCGAACGCGGCCACCGACGTCGGCGACGCCGGGCTGGCGCTGGAGGCGTACTCGGTGGCGGTGGGGCTGTTGCCGGTGCTGGCCTGGCGCGGGTTGGACCGGTCGGTGCAGGAGCAGCGGCTGGCGAAGTCGGCCGGGCTGGGCGCGGAGGCGGCGGCCTGGGCGCTCGCCGCGGGTCAGCCGCGCCGCGCGGTGGAGTTGTTGGAGCACGGGCGTCAGGTGCTCTGGTCCCAGGCCGTGCAGACCCGCAGCGACCTGTCCGCGCTGGCCGTGGCGGCGCCGGAGCTGGCCGCGCGGCTGGACGAGACCCGGCGGGCGCTGGACGGCGAGGGGGCGGACTGGTCCGGTGGCCGGGCCGGCGGCGCCGATCCGGCCGGCTTCGAGTGGCTGGCGGTCGCCGCGACGGGTTCCGGTACGGCCGGCGAGGCGGACCACCGGCGGCGGTCGGCGGAGCACTGGGAGCGGCTGCTCGCGGAGGCCCGGCGCCAGCCCGGATTCGAGGACTTCCTCGCCGCACCACGGTTCGAGTCGCTGCGGCGGGCCGCCGACGACGGGCCGGTCATCCTGGTCAACACCACCCGCTGGCGCAGCGACGCGCTCGTGGTGACCGCCACCGAGGTGTACCCGGTGCCGTTGCCGTGGCTGGATCACGACACCGCCCAGAACCGGGCCGGCGCACTGCTCGCGGCGCAGCGGGAGGCCGAATCCGGGCGGGGCCCGCTGGCCCGTACGCACCTGCGCCAGACCCTGATCTCGATCCAGCGGTGGCTCTGGGACACCCTGGCGGAGCCGGTCTGTGCCGCACTGGACGAGATCCTCGGCCCGGCACCGGCCGACGGAAGCGGGGCGGGGCCGGGCGACGGATCCGCCGCCCGGCGACGGGTGTGGTGGTGCCCGACCGGGCCGCTGACCATGTTGCCGCTGCACGCCGCCGGACGGTACGGAGCCGGGAAGGAACTGCGTGACCGGCGCCGGCCGACCGTGGCGGCGCGGGTGGTCTCCTCGTACACGTCGAGCCTGGGTGCGTTGCTGCGGGCCCGGACCGGGCCCGCGCCGGCCCGGCCACCGCGGGTGTTCGCGGTCGGCCTGGCCCAGACGCCCGGTCAGGCCCCGCTGCCGGCGGTCGCCGACGAGCTCCGCGCGGTCGGCGCGAACCTGCCCGGGGTACGCCTGCTCAGCGGGTCCGGTGCGACCACCTCGGCGGTCCTGGCCGCCCTCGGTCAGCACAGTTGGGCGCATTTCGCCTGCCATGCCCGGCAGGACTTCGACCACCCGAGTGCCAGCGCCCTGCACCTGGCCGACGGCCAGCTCAGCGTGTTGGACCTGTCGTCCGGTTCGACGTTGGCGGCCCGTACGGGTGCGGGTGCGGACCTGGCGTACCTGTCGGCGTGCCGGACCGCGGCCGGTGGGCGGGACCTGCCCGACGAGGCGATCCACCTGACCGCGGCGTTGCAGCTCGCCGGCTACCGGCACGTGATCGGCAGCCAGTGGGCGGTGTCGGACCGGGTCGCGGCACAGGTGGCCGAGGCGGTGTACGCGCGCCTCACCGCGGGTGGCGAACCGGACGCGAGCGGAGCCGCGTACGCGCTCGACCGGGCGGTGGCCCGGGTTCGCGAGGAGCAGCCCGACCGGCCCGAGCTGTGGGCCTCGTTGATCCACACCGGCCCCTGA
- a CDS encoding 50S ribosomal protein L36 — protein MKVRSSLRSMKQRPGSVVVRRRGRVLVINRTNPKWKSRQS, from the coding sequence ATGAAGGTTCGCAGTTCACTGCGGTCGATGAAGCAGCGGCCGGGCTCGGTAGTCGTACGCCGCCGGGGGCGGGTGCTCGTGATCAACCGCACCAACCCGAAGTGGAAGAGCCGCCAGTCCTGA
- a CDS encoding MFS transporter, whose amino-acid sequence MRGPLRPFRSSQYRLLAASVTMSLFAGGVWIIALVWQVIAMGGGPSELSFVSAAMAGGMLATALLGGVLADRIPQRRILLAVAASRTVAMGLVAALALTDLLDLWHLAAVALLVGAGNGFTYPAYSALLPSILPTEDLMAANGVESMLRPTILQAAGPALASALVAAWSPGAAMLVVTLLEAAGVLFLLALRPAPLRGDRPPRTDHPVRGTLVDLRDGFLYMARTPWLLATLLFASLLILLIMGPIEVLVPFAIKDRAGGGPGAHALVLAAFGVGGAIGALGMAALRMPRRYLTIMNLLWGLGCLPLALVGFATDPWLIAVALFVVGFCFSAPMVIWGTLLQRRVPAHMLGRVSSLDFFVSLIFMPLSMAIAGPVSTTVGLRGTFAIAGLLPAVVAVLAIILARMPRDELAHPLDVVPEPDGQRPADEDADAGRFEPDQQLAGNRVGD is encoded by the coding sequence TTGCGCGGCCCGCTACGCCCGTTCCGCAGCAGCCAGTACCGGCTGCTGGCCGCCTCGGTGACGATGTCACTGTTCGCCGGCGGGGTCTGGATCATCGCCCTGGTGTGGCAGGTCATCGCGATGGGTGGCGGCCCGTCCGAGCTGTCCTTCGTCTCCGCCGCGATGGCCGGCGGCATGTTGGCCACCGCACTGCTGGGCGGTGTGCTGGCCGACCGGATCCCGCAACGCCGGATCCTGCTGGCGGTCGCCGCCAGCCGTACCGTGGCCATGGGCCTGGTCGCGGCGCTGGCCCTCACCGACCTGCTGGACCTGTGGCACCTCGCCGCCGTGGCGCTGCTCGTCGGCGCCGGAAACGGCTTCACCTACCCGGCCTACTCCGCGCTGCTCCCCTCGATCCTGCCGACCGAGGACCTGATGGCGGCCAACGGCGTCGAGAGCATGCTCCGGCCGACGATCTTGCAGGCGGCCGGGCCGGCGCTGGCCAGCGCCCTGGTGGCCGCCTGGTCGCCGGGCGCGGCGATGCTCGTGGTGACCCTGCTGGAGGCGGCCGGTGTCCTGTTCCTCCTGGCCCTGCGGCCGGCTCCGCTGCGCGGCGACCGCCCGCCCCGGACCGACCATCCGGTACGGGGCACCCTGGTCGATCTCCGGGACGGCTTCCTCTACATGGCGCGGACGCCGTGGCTACTCGCCACCCTGCTGTTCGCGTCGCTGCTGATCCTGCTGATCATGGGCCCGATCGAGGTGCTGGTCCCCTTCGCGATCAAGGACCGGGCCGGCGGCGGACCCGGCGCGCACGCGCTGGTGCTGGCGGCGTTCGGGGTCGGTGGCGCGATCGGCGCGCTGGGCATGGCCGCACTGCGGATGCCCCGGCGCTACCTCACCATCATGAACCTGCTCTGGGGCCTGGGCTGCCTGCCGCTGGCACTGGTCGGCTTCGCCACCGACCCGTGGCTGATCGCCGTCGCCCTGTTCGTGGTGGGGTTCTGCTTCTCCGCGCCGATGGTCATCTGGGGCACCCTGCTGCAACGGCGGGTGCCGGCGCACATGCTCGGTCGGGTGTCCAGCCTGGACTTCTTCGTCTCCCTGATCTTCATGCCGCTGTCCATGGCGATCGCCGGGCCGGTCAGCACGACCGTCGGCCTGCGCGGCACGTTCGCCATCGCCGGTCTGCTGCCGGCGGTGGTCGCCGTACTGGCGATCATCCTGGCCAGGATGCCCCGCGACGAACTGGCCCACCCGCTCGACGTGGTGCCGGAACCGGACGGGCAGCGGCCGGCCGACGAGGATGCGGACGCCGGCCGGTTCGAACCGGACCAGCAACTCGCCGGGAACCGCGTCGGCGACTGA
- a CDS encoding YeiH family protein yields MTADATRTPNQARDTDTDTGATIDTAAGSAGAGSGTSSTTFWGWTALGLLVVLGLAALTRYLEQNVPVFFEDTALDDIAGAIEYPVYAILLGLLGNVLVTLLGLRERIAAAFRTEFFIKTGLVLLGASINLSVIASAAGPAIGQAILLIGGVFLFTWWLAGRFGLDDKLRALLAAAVSICGVSAAIAAAGAVRARREQLAYTASLVILFALPSIFILPWLADVLGLEDAVAGAWIGGNIDTTAAVTAAGALAGEEALQIASIVKVTQNALMGVVAVALTAYFTLRVERQPGAARPGVGELWRRFPKFVLGFVAASVIATWYLDGAGADGKEVIGVVNDLRVWFLILAFVSIGLEFRVASLREAGWRPIAVFASATVFNLLLALGLASLLFQGFDG; encoded by the coding sequence ATGACCGCCGACGCCACCCGCACCCCGAACCAGGCTCGCGACACCGACACCGACACCGGGGCCACCATCGACACCGCCGCCGGGTCCGCCGGGGCCGGTTCGGGTACGTCGTCGACCACGTTCTGGGGCTGGACGGCGCTGGGGCTGCTCGTGGTGCTCGGGTTGGCCGCGCTGACCAGGTACCTCGAACAGAATGTGCCGGTCTTCTTCGAGGACACCGCACTCGACGACATCGCCGGCGCGATCGAGTACCCCGTGTACGCGATCCTGCTCGGCCTGCTCGGCAACGTACTCGTCACGCTGCTCGGGCTGCGGGAGCGGATCGCCGCCGCGTTCCGTACCGAGTTCTTCATCAAGACCGGGCTGGTGCTGCTCGGCGCCTCGATCAACCTCTCGGTCATCGCGAGTGCCGCCGGCCCGGCGATCGGCCAGGCCATCCTGCTGATCGGCGGCGTCTTCCTGTTCACCTGGTGGCTGGCCGGCCGGTTCGGACTGGACGACAAGTTGCGTGCGCTGCTCGCCGCAGCGGTGTCGATCTGCGGGGTGAGCGCGGCCATCGCCGCCGCGGGCGCGGTACGGGCTCGGCGGGAGCAACTGGCGTACACGGCGAGTCTGGTCATCCTCTTCGCCCTGCCGTCGATCTTCATCCTGCCGTGGCTCGCCGACGTGCTCGGCCTTGAGGACGCCGTCGCCGGTGCCTGGATCGGCGGCAACATCGACACCACCGCGGCGGTCACCGCCGCCGGTGCGCTGGCCGGGGAGGAGGCGCTCCAGATCGCCTCGATCGTCAAGGTCACCCAGAACGCCCTGATGGGCGTCGTGGCGGTGGCGCTCACCGCCTACTTCACCCTGCGGGTCGAGCGCCAGCCGGGCGCGGCCCGACCCGGTGTCGGTGAGCTCTGGCGGCGCTTCCCCAAGTTCGTGCTCGGCTTCGTCGCCGCGTCGGTCATCGCCACCTGGTACCTCGACGGTGCCGGCGCGGACGGCAAGGAGGTCATCGGCGTGGTCAACGACCTGAGGGTCTGGTTCCTGATCCTGGCGTTCGTCAGCATCGGACTGGAGTTCCGGGTCGCGTCGCTGCGGGAGGCGGGTTGGCGGCCGATCGCGGTGTTCGCCAGCGCCACCGTGTTCAACCTGCTGCTGGCGCTCGGACTGGCCTCCCTGCTGTTCCAGGGCTTCGACGGCTGA